A genomic stretch from Theobroma cacao cultivar B97-61/B2 chromosome 4, Criollo_cocoa_genome_V2, whole genome shotgun sequence includes:
- the LOC108661601 gene encoding protein DETOXIFICATION 3-like — protein sequence MSRVWGVTGAMQYQKLGSYTYCAIISTLPICLPVCLLWMYMDKLLVLIGQDPQAAVVACRYSMWLIPALFAYAILQSQVRFFQSQNLVLPMLFISLATLCFHVPVCWVLVFKSGLGNTGAAMAISFSYWYNVILLGLYMRYSSSCEKTRILYLNDVILSVKEFFQFAIPSAVMAW from the coding sequence ATGTCTCGGGTCTGGGGCGTGACTGGAGCAATGCAATATCAAAAGCTTGGAAGCTACACTTATTGCGCGATAATCTCCACCCTTCCAATTTGTCTACCAGTGTGCCTCCTCTGGATGTACATGGACAAATTATTAGTGCTCATAGGCCAAGACCCCCAAGCTGcagtggtagcttgtagatactcAATGTGGCTCATACCTGCACTATTTGCCTATGCCATTCTTCAATCACAAGTTCGTTTCTTTCAATCCCAGAACTTGGTTCTTCCAATGTTGTTCATCTCGCTTGCAACTCTGTGTTTCCATGTACCTgtttgttgggttttggtatTTAAATCCGGATTAGGAAATACAGGAGCGGCAATGGCTATAAGTTTCTCTTACTGGTACAATGTGATCTTGCTTGGATTATACATGAGATACTCATCATCATGTGAGAAAACCCGCATTCTCTACCTGAATGATGTTATCTTGAGTGTCAAGGAGTTTTTTCAATTCGCAATTCCTTCTGCTGTAATGGCTTGGTAA
- the LOC18601973 gene encoding putative disease resistance protein RGA1 → MADALLSAVLNTILENINSLWLEEFGITGGLKTELESLQSTLSTIQAVLLDAEEKQWKSEAIKNWLGKLKDTAYHLDDILDEFATNTQKERLQRDARSQVCTFHYLPKQLLFRSKMAHKLKDVREKLDAVAGERSKFHLREGMEPLEDREVSDTEWRKTSSLVNELEVYGRDKELDRIINMLLNNLADQDGISVYTICGMGGLGKTTLAQLVYNDESIRKAFDLRIWVCVSDDFDITRLTKAIIESIEGKCSIEELDPLLRHLQEKLIGKRFLLVLDDVWNEYHEKWEGLKEAFRCGAKGSTVIVTTRIEKVALMMTTTPIHHLGSLSCDDSWSLFKQRAFRMGKSEDYPHLEALGKEIVKKCGGVPLALKALGGLLRFKERESEWLSIKESEMWELADEGSKVLSVLNLSYRRLKPHLRQCFTFCSIFPKDYIMSKEQLIQLWMANGFVPARGQMNLHDMGCEIFNELAWRSFFQELVEDFEGNSTCKMHDLIHDLAQSIMSCECSVTEPSQLVLTAPKTVRHMFASGNSSIFAPSNVDNLPKVCSLRTLFVRNNFHWRIATKQKHLRALHVTFNGGMKISIDDKFRHLRYLSLVNSGIETLPESLCSFQKLQTLNLICCYHLRKLPKGLKLLKSLTYLDIKYCNALTRMPVGLGQLSCLRRLSMFIVGKDRGCCIDELKGLALEGELCIEELDNVKSLIDAKSANLIMKQNLRSLGLSWRKIDNCYLHENAEEVLSGLQPHSSLKTLSIRNYHGPKFSYWLMDLLVPNLVDITLVNCERCECLPPLGKLGFLKSLTITGMDALKSIDNSFYGDGESSFSSLESLCFENMLSFEEWTTVKGKENFPQLRSLVIRDCPKLVEMPMLQSLKILEISKTSVSLLSSVMHFTFLTSLLLGGFDGLTVMPDGLLQNHKHLESLEIRFKKLKSLSNLLDNLSALEQLDLQDCLELENIPAGLENLSSLERLHLSECNSLVTLPEDGLRGLSSLSSLWFQGCQKLASLSDGVRYLTSLRDLLVNDCPELNSLPECIQHLSALRSLRIWHCERLTSLPNGIENLALLSELEIMRCDNLMCLPQGLQSLTALTILRIVGCRHLERRCRRERGEDWPIIAHIPSIVIMSRGEYFFRGRRRPLGNLLTRVGDWTNGLSRKFWKS, encoded by the exons ATGGCAGATGCTCTTCTTTCAGCCGTTCTAAACACCATCTTGGAGAACATAAACTCCCTGTGGCTTGAAGAGTTTGGGATCACAGGGGGATTGAAAACCGAGCTTGAGAGTCTGCAGAGCACCTTAAGTACGATCCAAGCGGTACTTCTTGATGCAGAGGAGAAGCAGTGGAAGAGTGAGGCTATCAAGAATTGGCTGGGAAAACTCAAAGATACGGCTTATCATCTAGATGATATACTAGATGAGTTTGCAACAAACACTCAAAAAGAAAGGCTGCAGAGAGATGCTAGAAGCCAGGTATGCACCTTCCATTACCTTCCTAAACAGCTTTTATTTCGCTCAAAGATGGCGCATAAGTTGAAGGATGTTAGAGAAAAATTGGATGCAGTTGCTGGGGAGAGATCCAAGTTCCATTTGAGAGAAGGGATGGAGCCCTTGGAGGACAGAGAAGTGAGTGATACAGAGTGGAGAAAAACTAGCTCACTTGTAAATGAATTAGAGGTGTATGGAAGAGATAAGGAGCTGGATAGAATAATCAATATGCTGTTGAACAATTTAGCAGATCAGGATGGGATTTCTGTTTACACTATATGTGGCATGGGAGGACTCGGAAAGACAACACTTGCTCAATTGGTTTATAATGATGAAAGCATAAGAAAGGCTTTTGATTTGAGAATTTGGGTATGTGTATCCGATGATTTTGATATTACAAGATTAACAAAAGCCATTATAGAGTCCATTGAAGGAAAGTGCAGTATAGAAGAACTAGATCCCCTGCTAAGACACCTACAAGAAAAACTAATTGGGAAAAGGTTTTTGCTTGTATTGGATGATGTGTGGAATGAATATCACGAAAAGTGGGAAGGATTGAAGGAAGCATTTAGATGCGGTGCGAAAGGAAGCACAGTTATAGTCACTACCCGTATCGAGAAAGTTGCCCTTATGATGACAACTACTCCTATACACCACTTGGGAAGCTTGTCCTGTGATGATTCTTGGTCCTTATTCAAGCAGCGTGCGTTTAGGATGGGAAAGAGCGAGGATTACCCACACTTAGAAGCACTTGGAAAGGAAATAGTTAAGAAGTGTGGGGGGGTGCCCTTAGCACTAAAGGCTTTGGGAGGTTTGTTGCGTttcaaagaaagagagagtgaGTGGCTATCGATCAAAGAAAGCGAGATGTGGGAATTGGCAGATGAGGGGAGCAAAGTCTTATCTGTGTTGAATTTGAGTTACAGACGTCTAAAACCGCATTTGAGACAATGTTTTACATTTTGCTCTATATTTCCCAAAGATTATATCATGAGTAAAGAGCAGTTGATACAACTTTGGATGGCTAATGGCTTTGTTCCTGCAAGAGGACAAATGAATTTGCATGACATGGGCTGTGAAATCTTCAATGAATTAGCTTGGAGGTCCTTTTTCCAAGAACTCGTGGAGGATTTTGAAGGAAATTCAACATGTAAAATGCATGACCTTATCCATGATCTTGCACAATCAATTATGAGTTGCGAGTGCTCTGTGACTGAACCAAGTCAGCTAGTGTTGACTGCGCCCAAAACAGTTCGTCACATGTTTGCTTCTGGTAATTCGTCTATATTTGCTCCTTCAAATGTGGACAACCTACCCAAAGTCTGTTCCTTGCGCACATTGTTTGTACGTAACAACTTCCATTGGAGAATTGCAACTAAACAGAAGCATCTGAGGGCATTACACGTTACATTTAATGGAGGAATGAAAATCTCAATTGATGATAAGTTCAGACATCTAAGGTATCTGAGCCTTGTTAATTCTGGAATTGAAACACTGCCAGAATCACTATGCAGCTTCCAAAAATTGCAGACACTAAATCTGATATGTTGTTATCACCTTCGCAAATTACCCAAAGGTTTGAAGCTCTTGAAAAGTCTTACATATTTAGACATAAAATATTGTAATGCACTTACTCGTATGCCTGTTGGCCTGGGGCAATTGTCTTGCTTGCGTAGGCTGAGCATGTTCATTGTGGGAAAGGACCGTGGTTGCTGTATAGACGAATTAAAAGGGCTGGCTCTTGAGGGAGAGCTTTGCATTGAAGAACTTGATAATGTAAAAAGTTTAATAGATGCTAAAAGTGCCAATCTGATAATGAAGCAAAATCTAAGATCACTAGGCTTATCTTGGCGCAAAATCGACAATTGTTACCTACATGAAAATGCTGAAGAGGTTCTTAGTGGTCTCCAACCTCATTCAAGTTTGAAGACGCTAAGCATACGAAATTACCATGGTCCAAAGTTTTCATATTGGTTGATGGATCTCCTTGTTCCAAACCTAGTTGACATCACACTGGTAAATTGTGAAAGATGTGAATGCCTTCCACCTCTTGGTAAATTAGGCTTCCTCAAGTCCCTCACCATTACTGGAATGGATGCTCTAAAATCTATTGATAATAGCTTCTATGGAGATGGCGAGAGTTCATTCTCGTCACTGGAGAGTCTCTGTTTCGAGAATATGCTTTCTTTCGAGGAATGGACAACAGTGAAGGGGAAGGAAAATTTTCCTCAGCTAAGATCATTAGTTATTAGAGATTGTCCGAAGCTAGTTGAAATGCCTATGCTTCAATCTCTgaaaatattagaaattagCAAAACCAGCGTCTCATTACTTAGCTCCGTGATGCATTTCACTTTTCTCACCTCTCTCTTACTGGGCGGCTTTGATGGCTTGACGGTTATGCCAGATGGACTATTGCAAAATCACAAGCACCTTGAAAGCTTGGAGATACGTTTTAAAAAGCTGAAATCTCTATCAAATCTTCTAGATAACCTATCTGCTCTCGAGCAATTGGATCTTCAGGACTGCCTAGAGCTTGAAAATATTCCAGCAGGACTAGAAAACCTCAGCTCTTTGGAGAGATTGCATTTAAGTGAGTGTAACAGCCTTGTAACCCTTCCAGAAGATGGATTGCGTGGTTTATCTTCCCTTTCTTCGCTGTGGTTTCAAGGGTGTCAGAAATTAGCCTCTTTATCTGATGGAGTGAGATATCTGACTTCGCTCCGAGACTTACTCGTCAATGATTGTCCAGAGTTAAACTCATTGCCCGAGTGTATCCAACATCTCTCTGCacttcggagtttgaggatttGGCATTGTGAGAGATTAACTTCTCTGCCAAATGGGATAGAAAACCTTGCCTTGCTTTCAGAATTGGAGATCATGCGTTGCGATAATCTAATGTGTCTGCCTCAAGGGCTACAGAGTCTCACGGCACTCACAATACTGAGGATTGTAGGATGCCGACATCTGGAAAGGCGGtgcaggagagagagaggagaggaTTGGCCCATCATAGCCCACATTCCTTCTATTGTAATCATGTCCCGTGGAGAGTACTTTTTTCGAGGACGAAGAAGGCCTCTTGGCAATCTGTTAACAAG GGTTGGTGATTGGACAAATGGGCTCTCCAGAAAGTTTTGGAAATCTTAG
- the LOC18601974 gene encoding protein DETOXIFICATION 6 — translation MSGLLPNSKLETSVLSICLSSTSLHYNVPFGISVAASTRIANELGAGNPLTAQINSFIVVALTVVETVIASTILFCCRHIFGYAYSNEKDVVNKVTEIVPLMCLSIITDGLHAVACGIVRGIGWQHIGAYANLAAYYLIGIPAGVLCGFVLHLRGQGLWVGMLTGSSVQGILLAFVIAFTNWKKQAIGARERVFQGTYAENGLY, via the exons ATGTCTGGTCTTCTACCAAATTCAAAACTTGAAACCTCTGTTCTTTCCATATG CCTTTCAAGCACATCATTGCATTACAACGTACCATTTGGCATCAGTGTAGCTGCAAG TACACGAATTGCAAATGAATTAGGAGCTGGAAATCCACTGACAGCTCAGATAAATTCATTCATTGTAGTGGCTTTAACGGTTGTGGAAACAGTCATAGCCAGCACTATACTTTTCTGTTGCCGCCATATTTTCGGATATGCTTACAGCAATGAGAAGGATGTTGTAAATAAAGTCACAGAAATAGTTCCCCTGATGTGCCTTTCAATTATTACGGATGGTTTACATGCAGTAGCTTGCG GGATCGTCAGAGGAATTGGCTGGCAACATATTGGAGCCTATGCTAATCTTGCGGCATATTATCTCATTGGAATTCCTGCAGGGGTTTTATGTGGTTTTGTTTTGCACCTAAGGGGACAAGGACTCTGGGTTGGAATGTTGACAGGGTCTAGCGTACAAGGGATTCTTCTTGCTTTTGTGATCGCTTTTACAAATTGGAAGAAACAG GCAATCGGGGCAAGGGAGAGAGTATTCCAGGGAACATATGCTGAGAATGGATTGTACTGA